A portion of the Melanotaenia boesemani isolate fMelBoe1 chromosome 2, fMelBoe1.pri, whole genome shotgun sequence genome contains these proteins:
- the ramp2 gene encoding receptor activity-modifying protein 2 has product MNRTLLGKMIVTRFPLVFLGCSVILLNWGSTTVVCLVNNKVTVQPVTVAGSLPTEKMTTDVTGNTSLPFACANNSHCMAYCNICAEVFGGPTMDCLLGMLSYFCLNRFENAMSSMNSTDWCIWGNVNSLYSNLSFCTEEISDCLVIPWPNWLVEQTFVDIHYKFFKECPTEEFSDPPPAIVFALVITPICLIPVMVGLVVLKTKNGDGSS; this is encoded by the exons ATGAACAGAACATTGTTAGGCAAAATGATCGTCACCAGATTCCCTCTTGTGTTTTTGGGGTGCTCTGTGATCCTTCTCAACTGGG GATCCACAACAGTGGTTTGTCTGGTTAACAACAAGGTAACAGTGCAACCAGTCACAGTGGCAg GTTCTCTTCCAACAGAAAAAATGACTACCG ATGTAACTGGGAACACTTCACTGCCATTTG CTTGTGCAAATAATTCCCACTGTATGGCATACTGCAACATCTGTGCTGAAGTTTTTGGTGGACCAACAATGGATTGCCTCCTTGGAATGCTAAGTTATTTCTGTCTGAATCGTTTTGAGAACGCAATGAGTTCAATGAACAGCACAGACTGGTGCATTTGGGGTAATGTGAACAG TTTGTATAGCAACTTAAGCTTTTGCACAGAGGAGATATCTGACTGTCTCGTGATCCCATGGCCCAACTGGCTGGTGGAACAGACTTTTGTGGACATTCATTACAAGTTTTTTAAGGAATGTCCCACAGAGGAGTTTAGTGACCCTCCGCCAGCCATCGTTTTTGCCCTGGTGATAACTCCCATCTGCCTGATACCAGTCATGGTTGGCTTGGTGGTTCTCAAGACCAAAAATGGGGATGGCAGCTCCTGA